A genomic region of Trichothermofontia sichuanensis B231 contains the following coding sequences:
- the thrC gene encoding threonine synthase — translation MSRSVTVLSTPPAMSAAGWPGLITAYRDYLPLTETTPVITLREGNTPLIPAPAIAAQIGRQVQVWVKYDGLNPTGSFKDRGMTMAISKAKEAGAEAVVCASTGNTSASAAAYAARAGMRAFVVIPDGYVAAGKLAQALLYGAQVLAIQGNFDQALEAVRAIADHYPVTLVNSVNPYRLEGQKTGAFEVVDVLGDAPDWLCIPVGNAGNIAAYWMGFTQYHQAGRCQTLPRMMGFQAVGAAPLVTGKVVEQPETIATAIRIGNPASWDKAIAARDASQGRFESVTDAEILAAYRLLASQEGVFCEPASAASVAGLLKVKDQVPTGARVVCVLTGNGLKDPTTAIEHCQNPMRQGIAPDIKAIATAMGF, via the coding sequence ATGTCGAGATCTGTGACCGTCCTATCTACTCCCCCTGCTATGTCTGCCGCTGGTTGGCCCGGTTTAATTACGGCCTATCGTGATTATCTGCCACTGACGGAGACCACGCCTGTTATTACCCTCCGTGAGGGGAATACGCCCCTGATTCCCGCGCCCGCGATCGCAGCCCAGATTGGACGTCAGGTGCAGGTTTGGGTGAAATACGACGGCCTGAACCCGACTGGCAGCTTCAAGGATCGGGGGATGACAATGGCGATCTCCAAGGCCAAAGAGGCCGGAGCAGAAGCGGTAGTCTGCGCCAGTACGGGAAATACGTCAGCTTCGGCAGCCGCGTATGCGGCACGGGCGGGGATGCGGGCCTTTGTGGTGATTCCTGACGGGTATGTGGCCGCAGGTAAACTGGCCCAAGCCTTGCTCTATGGTGCCCAAGTCTTGGCGATCCAGGGCAATTTTGATCAGGCCCTAGAGGCGGTGCGGGCGATCGCAGACCACTACCCTGTCACCCTAGTTAACTCGGTGAACCCCTACCGCTTGGAAGGGCAAAAGACCGGAGCTTTTGAGGTGGTAGATGTCTTGGGGGATGCCCCGGATTGGCTGTGTATCCCTGTCGGCAATGCGGGTAATATTGCCGCTTACTGGATGGGCTTTACGCAATATCACCAAGCCGGACGTTGCCAGACCTTACCCCGCATGATGGGTTTCCAAGCAGTCGGGGCCGCTCCCCTAGTCACGGGCAAGGTGGTCGAGCAGCCGGAGACGATCGCGACCGCAATCCGGATTGGCAATCCTGCCAGTTGGGACAAGGCGATCGCGGCACGGGATGCCAGCCAAGGTCGGTTTGAAAGTGTGACCGATGCAGAGATCCTCGCGGCCTATCGGTTGCTAGCCTCCCAGGAAGGCGTTTTCTGCGAACCCGCCAGTGCTGCCTCAGTAGCGGGCTTACTGAAGGTCAAGGATCAGGTACCTACGGGAGCACGCGTGGTATGCGTTTTAACGGGGAATGGGCTAAAAGACCCGACGACGGCGATCGAACACTGCCAGAACCCTATGCGCCAAGGCATCGCCCCCGACATTAAGGCGATCGCTACCGCGATGGGTTTTTAA
- a CDS encoding UbiD family decarboxylase, whose amino-acid sequence MARDLRGFIQLLEQRGQLRRITAPVSPDLEIAEIANRVLAGGGPALLFENVQGSAYPVAINLLGTVERICWAMNREHPLELEALGQKLAMLQQLKPPKQLAQAINFGKVLFDVLKAKPGRDRLPACQQVVIQGDDLDLNQIPMIRPYPGDAGKIITLGLVITKDCETGTPNVGVYRLQLQSKTTMTVHWLSVRGGARHLRKAAERGQKLEVAIALGVDPLILMAAATPIPVDLSEWLFAGLYGGSGVTLAKCKTVDLEVPADSEFVLEGTITPGEVLPDGPFGDHMGYYGGVEDSPLIRFHCLTHRQQPIYLTTFSGRPPKEEAMMAIALNRIYTPILRQQVPEIVDFFLPMEALSYKAAVIAIDKAYPGQARRAALAFWSALPQFTYTKFVIVVDKDINIRDPRQVVWAMTSKVDPVRDVFILPHTPFDTLDFASERIGLGGRMGIDATTKIPPETDHPWGEPLVSDPAMAAQVDRRWAEYGLADLQLGEVDPNLFGYEMPRRQ is encoded by the coding sequence ATGGCCAGAGATCTGCGGGGATTCATTCAACTGCTTGAGCAAAGGGGGCAACTGCGGCGCATTACCGCTCCTGTCAGTCCTGACCTAGAGATTGCTGAAATTGCTAACCGCGTTCTTGCCGGCGGCGGGCCAGCTCTGCTCTTTGAAAATGTTCAGGGATCCGCTTATCCTGTTGCCATTAACCTCTTGGGGACTGTCGAGCGTATCTGCTGGGCGATGAACCGGGAACACCCCCTGGAATTGGAAGCCCTGGGACAAAAGTTGGCGATGTTGCAGCAGCTGAAACCGCCGAAGCAACTGGCCCAGGCAATCAACTTTGGTAAGGTTCTCTTCGATGTTCTCAAGGCTAAACCGGGACGCGATCGCCTACCGGCCTGTCAGCAAGTGGTCATTCAAGGGGACGACCTGGACCTGAACCAGATCCCCATGATCCGGCCCTATCCCGGTGATGCAGGTAAAATCATTACCTTGGGCCTGGTGATTACCAAGGACTGCGAAACCGGCACTCCCAATGTTGGGGTTTACCGCCTACAACTGCAATCGAAAACCACGATGACGGTCCACTGGCTGTCGGTGCGGGGCGGGGCACGGCATTTGCGCAAAGCAGCAGAACGGGGCCAGAAGTTAGAAGTGGCGATCGCCCTAGGGGTTGATCCCCTGATTCTGATGGCTGCTGCCACTCCGATTCCCGTTGATCTGTCCGAATGGCTGTTTGCCGGTCTGTATGGCGGTTCCGGGGTCACCTTGGCCAAGTGTAAAACGGTTGATTTGGAAGTGCCCGCCGATTCCGAATTTGTCCTGGAAGGAACGATCACCCCCGGTGAAGTGCTGCCCGACGGTCCCTTTGGCGATCACATGGGTTATTACGGCGGCGTTGAAGATTCGCCCCTGATCCGCTTCCACTGCCTCACCCACCGCCAACAGCCGATTTATCTGACTACCTTTAGTGGCCGTCCGCCCAAGGAAGAGGCGATGATGGCGATCGCCCTCAACCGCATTTACACGCCGATTCTGCGGCAACAGGTGCCGGAAATTGTGGACTTCTTCCTACCGATGGAAGCCCTGAGCTATAAGGCTGCCGTGATCGCGATCGACAAGGCCTATCCCGGTCAAGCCCGTCGCGCCGCCCTGGCCTTCTGGAGCGCCCTGCCCCAGTTTACCTACACCAAATTCGTCATTGTCGTCGATAAGGACATTAATATCCGTGATCCGCGTCAGGTGGTCTGGGCCATGACTTCCAAAGTCGATCCCGTGCGCGATGTTTTCATTCTGCCCCACACCCCCTTTGACACCCTCGACTTCGCGAGCGAACGCATTGGCCTCGGCGGTCGCATGGGCATTGATGCAACGACCAAAATTCCCCCTGAAACGGACCACCCCTGGGGTGAACCCCTGGTCTCTGATCCGGCAATGGCGGCCCAGGTCGATCGCCGTTGGGCTGAATATGGCCTTGCTGATTTACAACTGGGAGAGGTCGATCCCAACTTGTTTGGCTATGAGATGCCCCGTAGGCAGTAA